The Serratia rhizosphaerae genome has a segment encoding these proteins:
- a CDS encoding hemagglutinin repeat-containing protein: MNKHCYRLIFSRTHGELRVVSELARSCSAEPGQSRGGHAPRLWVTVRRAVWLLGLALFTGPAWAGGIVADGPAGQRPEVIATQNGLPQVNITAPNQAGVSHNKYQQFDVDRQGAILNNSATMTSTQLGGMIQGNPNLNPNGAPARVILNEVNSNNPSQLRGFLEVAGGRAQVIVANPAGIVCNGCGTINAGRMTLTTGKPQLNADGSLGGYQVERGMVRIEGGGLNGDARHDTEYVDILARAVEVNAGVWAKQGLKVVAGRNRVSADGNTATPLAADDKKPELAIDMGQMGGMYSGYIQMIGTEAGVGVRNQGGHLQASKTLTVSSEGKLSWQPAQQEAVTQTGGDIQLAARDDIDYHGKLHSGGTLSVQSRDGELRQSGTLAAAGDVRLNAARGIRSSGNLLAGSDINSQLVREADLTLASQGEVQASGQLLSKKTLKVSGRQADLSQATLSARRAEVSATAGGVALRQTTVDSRELALSTSGDIDAQQAHIKAGRWDVSGNNLFGQGAIWSQSGDGDSRFALGGTLDNSDGSIEARRLQLDAASLNNQRGRLVALDDAAQRWQIGGLLDNRSGVLGGNGSLTLTAGELHNQAGVVQSQSALDLTSAAGIDNDRGQLLAGRQLMLNAGGALSNRDGDINAAGVRLTAHSLNNAQGRLVSQRGLQLTAHEGLDNRQGLLEAGEELTVNSAGDWDNRDGRATGGKRATVAVRQINNDGGKLQSGGALTLSSTGNVSNQDGLLTAQQGLSWQGGEGSLLNNDGGKVLSDGDLSLQGGSLSNRQQGLMQSRQALTLGLDGGWDNRDGTLLGGGMTRVRAGSLLNAGGAVQSLDALDMQFTRQLDNGNGKIFSQLSQTLQAEELLNHHGWMGSQGGWSAVARRFDNRDGSVQSQQDAQLASDALDNQRGSIQSAGALALHIDRDVDNRGGKLSAQGRLEVRGAKAGDAVGTLQNAAGQLLAGGALSVAAQRLDNRQGGLLYSQRAMRLNLNGALDNRQGQLQSGEQMQLDAQSLLNEGGTLDGQQQVALRILGLLDNTRGAIRSNGAQQVTAQQVENREGVFSSRGSLALRAGRLDNLNGTLIGQGDGDYRIDTLNNQQGKIHSGQTLTLRGQQLNNQGGQLVSTGAQRLELAQMDNRGGVVTSQERLTLHSSGVNNRDGGLLMGTTHTEVSAQTLDNGGGRLQSAGSLTLSLLDTLNNQQGRVLANGALAINGEQRAVSVLKLLNQGGLIQSGATLAVDAGTLDNQGGTLLSQQALTLSLQQDYTQRAGDTLSSNEALTLTLAGGLTNLTEWLLPGSLTVNSTHITNLGSLVGKTLRLTTGALLNKGRLEADSMTVDTDTLDNLATVMGDDITLRGKTIDNHGRDAVIAATERLQLQAGERLSNRDGSLIYSAGSLHLGSGDLIENRASNIEADGDVTVEAKRLDNLREGLEIEREAESSDYKWHRYNYYWRSYDSPVNPDKEPMAPTTQNLTFRDDAAAANNPYGTLLAIDPAGKRAQVRVKSAKGEMLDLWVNYLALKQNDDGGYAMTFYETRGFRQNYVPTPYHNTVWREHDRGRLEQWDPEKHLDIVNAPFVTDYNNFRERTATGTVTRDRLVSAGIGGQILAGGNMVLRIASQLLNDASTIAANGNLTIDGDGKVINRGYSVNERRQEYIVDHYDKDTHHWYPTFNRDETTALTTIDGIISGNGSVAIRGASIENTTVNQAQIGSVEAAQKAAEAERAELERNPLAVTVDGVEWQSGDTQLIPGGRPLTPGELALTDKQHLGDVATSIPDNGLFRQHLEADSPYLVVTDERFTSRSKFISSDYMLQRVGYDPAQVHKRLGDGFYEQRLVREQMLKLTGRPSVRGEDAMAQYQRLMNNGIKVAQDFQLVPGVALRPEQIAALTQDIVWLVSETVQTASGPQTVWVPKVYLANNTLRLNGDGALIAGGELQLSADSIHNAGNLFADQALTIDAGQFMHQSGDIRADRINVQADSLTMSTNLQDALRQASMSANDISLIGGDIRLQGAKLDATHNLSLSARNNLEIGAARSSHTADLQVISGAMGNRTSGGLEEAGSRMAQVSGEWQQALGSTLSAGNNLTLKAGQDITLQGSQAKAGGQLGVQAGGDVKLLAESTTNRTNLKADSRTSSVNNSREEERLLLSTLSGDQGVTLTAGNNLLAEGAQVDSQEGHIGLSGQNVTIKEARQQVNDRDSENKRVGKTKSRREEESSRSEALGSTFSGQNGVTVVARDGDVTVTGSTLHSDDGAIALQAKNDVMLNSATESEAMYSEERSEKKGFLKKQSSRTVKNDRVTREKGSLLSGDSVSISAGNDLTVSGSAVVADHDVNLQAGNNVDISAATETDAHYLLEEKKKKGLLSGGGLGFTIGSQSSRHQIDEKGTTQSQSVSTVGSNQGNVNITAGKQLHIGGADLVAGKDMTLSGDSVQIDPGYDQRTRTETFETKQSGLSVALSGAVGSALNTAVSTAQQARKESSGRLQALQGTKAALSGVQAMQANERVGLEDGEKGSGFAVSVSLGSQKSSSTQKQEQSMASGSTLNAGNNLTVTATGKHGEAGSGDIAIGGSQLKAGGDVTLDAQRDLLLSGAANMQKTEGSNKSSGGSVGMSLGVGKNSGLSIFANANSSKGSEHGDGTSWNETTIDSGNKVTLHSGRDTTLKGAQVSGEQVSADVGRNLTLQSQQDSDRYDAKQTSVSGGVSVPIGAGSGSANLSASRDKLHSNYDSVQEQTGIFAGKGGFDVKVGEHTQLDGAVLASTADKEKNRLETGTLGWSDIHNKADFKAEHSGGSLSTGGPVGKDLLTNMAGGMLSGANNSGHAEGTTQAAVSEGTIAIREQDKQQQDVAELSRDTENANGSIGPIFDKEKEQNRLREAQLIGEIGGMAMDVISTQGDLIGLKAAKEKHQGLSADELRETKEYQAAMKEYGTGSDLHKAAQALTGALTALAGNNLAGALASGASPYLATEIKKLTTNPLTGEVNVAANAMAHAVLGAVTAQLNNQSAVAGGLGAGGGELAARYIAGQLFPGKKASELSESEKQQVSALSQLAAGLAGGLTTGDTAGGVTAAQTGKNAVENNLLGGNEETQTKFVQEHGKNIASCSTDPSSASCQKGLAMNDALMVALPAGLGGGLLAAATPEIAVAARAAIQACAGNVVLCLNNAGIQMSEAIVPGGVGAGGAVGIGKTAAEATAAKAEAVAANAAKNVGKGTTGSLSGQPTKLPPNASAENIRSLQRENEGAAILSQNGYHVEQNPVTPGVKNPDYKINGEVFDNIAPKTNSVRNIYDRALEKVNSGQTNNVVINLADTKASVSDLQKQFSDWPIKGLDKVIIIDQSGKPIRIK; this comes from the coding sequence ATGAATAAACATTGCTATCGCCTGATTTTTAGCCGCACCCACGGGGAGCTGCGGGTGGTTTCCGAACTGGCGCGCAGCTGCAGCGCCGAGCCCGGCCAGAGCCGCGGCGGGCATGCGCCGCGCCTGTGGGTGACGGTGCGCCGGGCGGTGTGGCTGCTGGGGCTGGCATTGTTCACCGGCCCGGCCTGGGCGGGCGGCATCGTGGCCGATGGCCCGGCGGGGCAGCGCCCTGAGGTGATCGCCACCCAGAACGGACTGCCGCAGGTCAATATCACCGCGCCCAACCAGGCCGGGGTGTCGCATAACAAATACCAACAGTTCGACGTCGATCGGCAGGGCGCGATTCTCAATAACTCGGCGACGATGACCTCAACCCAACTGGGGGGCATGATCCAGGGCAACCCGAACCTGAACCCCAACGGCGCGCCGGCGCGGGTGATCCTGAACGAAGTCAACAGCAATAACCCCAGCCAGCTGCGCGGCTTCCTGGAAGTGGCCGGCGGCCGGGCGCAGGTGATCGTCGCCAACCCGGCGGGGATCGTCTGTAACGGCTGCGGCACCATCAACGCCGGGCGCATGACGCTGACCACCGGCAAACCGCAGCTGAACGCCGACGGCAGTCTGGGCGGTTATCAGGTGGAGCGCGGCATGGTGCGCATCGAGGGCGGCGGCCTGAACGGTGACGCCCGGCATGACACTGAATATGTCGATATTCTGGCGCGCGCGGTGGAAGTGAACGCCGGCGTATGGGCCAAACAGGGACTGAAGGTGGTGGCCGGACGCAACCGCGTCAGCGCCGACGGCAACACGGCGACGCCGCTGGCTGCCGACGATAAAAAACCGGAACTGGCGATCGATATGGGCCAGATGGGCGGCATGTACAGCGGCTATATCCAGATGATCGGCACCGAAGCGGGCGTCGGCGTGCGCAACCAGGGCGGCCACCTGCAGGCGAGTAAAACGCTGACCGTCAGCAGCGAAGGCAAACTGAGCTGGCAGCCGGCGCAGCAGGAGGCGGTCACTCAGACCGGCGGCGATATCCAGCTGGCCGCCCGCGATGATATCGACTACCACGGCAAGCTGCACAGCGGCGGCACGCTCTCGGTGCAGAGCCGTGACGGCGAGCTGCGCCAGTCCGGTACGCTGGCGGCGGCCGGCGACGTGCGCCTGAACGCCGCACGCGGCATCCGCAGCAGCGGCAACCTGCTGGCCGGCAGCGACATTAACAGCCAACTGGTGCGCGAGGCGGATCTGACGCTGGCCAGCCAGGGCGAGGTGCAGGCAAGCGGTCAATTACTGAGTAAGAAAACGCTGAAGGTCAGCGGCCGGCAGGCCGATCTCAGCCAGGCGACGCTCAGCGCGCGCCGTGCGGAAGTCAGCGCTACGGCAGGCGGCGTGGCGCTGCGGCAGACCACGGTGGACAGCCGGGAACTGGCGCTCAGCACGTCGGGCGATATTGACGCGCAGCAGGCGCACATCAAGGCTGGGCGCTGGGACGTCAGCGGCAATAACCTGTTCGGACAAGGAGCGATCTGGTCGCAGAGCGGGGACGGCGACAGCCGTTTCGCGCTGGGCGGCACATTGGACAACAGCGACGGCAGCATCGAGGCCCGACGGCTGCAGCTGGATGCGGCGTCTCTGAATAATCAGCGCGGGCGTTTGGTGGCGCTGGATGACGCAGCTCAGCGCTGGCAGATCGGCGGCTTGCTGGATAACCGCAGCGGCGTATTGGGCGGCAACGGCAGTCTGACGCTGACGGCGGGTGAACTGCATAACCAGGCCGGCGTGGTGCAGAGCCAGTCGGCGCTGGATCTTACCTCGGCGGCGGGGATCGACAACGATCGCGGTCAGCTGCTGGCCGGCCGGCAGCTGATGTTGAACGCCGGCGGTGCGCTGAGCAACCGCGACGGCGATATCAACGCTGCAGGGGTGCGGCTGACGGCGCACAGCCTGAACAACGCGCAGGGTCGGCTGGTCAGCCAGCGCGGGCTGCAGCTAACGGCACACGAAGGGCTGGACAACCGGCAGGGGCTGCTGGAAGCGGGCGAAGAATTAACGGTTAACAGCGCGGGCGACTGGGATAACCGCGACGGTCGCGCTACCGGCGGAAAACGGGCGACCGTTGCCGTCCGCCAGATCAATAACGACGGCGGTAAACTGCAGTCCGGCGGCGCGCTGACGCTCAGCAGTACCGGCAACGTCAGCAATCAGGACGGGTTATTAACCGCGCAACAGGGGCTGAGCTGGCAGGGCGGTGAAGGCAGCCTGTTGAACAACGACGGCGGCAAGGTGCTCAGCGACGGCGATCTGTCACTGCAGGGCGGCAGCCTGAGCAACCGGCAGCAGGGACTGATGCAGAGCCGACAGGCGCTGACGCTGGGCCTGGACGGCGGCTGGGATAACCGGGACGGCACGCTGCTTGGCGGCGGGATGACGCGGGTGCGCGCCGGCAGCCTGCTGAACGCCGGCGGCGCGGTGCAGTCGCTGGACGCGCTGGATATGCAGTTCACCCGCCAGTTGGATAACGGCAACGGCAAGATTTTCAGTCAGCTGTCGCAGACCCTGCAGGCGGAAGAGCTGCTGAACCATCACGGCTGGATGGGCAGCCAGGGCGGCTGGTCCGCCGTCGCCCGGCGTTTTGACAACCGGGACGGCAGCGTACAAAGCCAGCAGGATGCGCAGCTGGCAAGCGACGCGTTGGACAATCAGCGCGGCAGCATTCAGTCGGCGGGGGCGCTGGCGCTGCATATCGATCGGGATGTGGATAACCGCGGCGGCAAGCTCAGCGCGCAGGGGCGGTTGGAGGTGCGCGGCGCAAAAGCGGGCGACGCCGTCGGCACGCTGCAGAACGCGGCGGGCCAACTGTTGGCCGGTGGCGCGCTCAGCGTGGCGGCGCAGCGCCTGGACAACCGGCAGGGCGGCCTGCTCTACAGCCAGAGGGCGATGCGGCTGAACCTGAACGGCGCGCTGGATAACCGCCAGGGGCAGCTGCAGAGCGGGGAGCAGATGCAGCTCGACGCGCAGTCGCTGCTCAATGAAGGCGGCACGCTGGATGGCCAGCAGCAGGTGGCATTGCGCATTCTGGGGCTGCTCGACAATACCCGTGGCGCGATCAGAAGCAACGGTGCGCAGCAGGTTACGGCCCAGCAGGTGGAGAACCGCGAAGGCGTGTTCAGCAGCCGCGGATCGCTGGCGCTGCGCGCCGGACGGCTGGATAACCTGAACGGCACGCTGATCGGTCAGGGCGACGGCGACTACCGTATCGACACGCTGAATAACCAGCAGGGCAAGATTCACAGCGGCCAGACGCTGACGCTGCGCGGCCAGCAGCTGAACAATCAGGGCGGACAGCTGGTTTCCACCGGCGCCCAGCGGCTGGAGTTGGCGCAGATGGATAACCGCGGCGGCGTCGTCACCAGTCAGGAGCGGCTGACGCTGCACAGCAGCGGCGTTAACAACCGCGACGGCGGCCTGCTGATGGGCACGACGCACACCGAGGTGAGCGCGCAGACGCTGGATAACGGCGGCGGCCGCCTGCAAAGCGCCGGTTCGCTGACGCTGTCGCTGCTTGATACGCTGAACAACCAGCAGGGGCGCGTACTGGCCAACGGCGCGCTGGCGATTAACGGCGAACAGCGCGCCGTCTCCGTCCTGAAGCTGCTGAACCAGGGCGGGCTGATCCAGAGCGGCGCCACGCTGGCGGTGGACGCCGGCACGCTGGACAACCAGGGCGGCACGCTGCTGAGCCAGCAGGCGTTGACGCTCTCGCTGCAGCAGGATTACACCCAGCGCGCCGGCGATACGCTCAGCAGCAATGAAGCGCTGACGCTGACGCTGGCCGGCGGCCTGACCAACCTGACAGAGTGGCTGCTGCCGGGCAGCCTGACCGTCAACAGCACGCATATCACTAACCTGGGTTCGCTGGTGGGGAAAACGCTGCGGCTGACGACCGGCGCGCTATTGAACAAGGGGCGGCTGGAAGCCGACAGCATGACGGTCGACACCGACACGCTGGATAACCTGGCGACGGTGATGGGCGATGACATCACGCTGCGCGGCAAAACCATCGACAACCACGGGCGCGATGCGGTGATCGCCGCCACCGAGCGGCTGCAGCTGCAGGCCGGCGAACGCCTGAGCAACCGCGACGGCAGCCTGATCTACAGCGCCGGCAGCCTGCATCTGGGCAGCGGCGATCTGATCGAGAACCGGGCGAGCAACATCGAGGCGGACGGTGACGTGACGGTGGAGGCCAAGCGGCTGGACAACCTGCGCGAAGGGCTGGAGATTGAGCGCGAGGCGGAAAGCAGCGACTACAAGTGGCACCGTTACAACTACTACTGGCGCTCTTACGACTCACCGGTTAACCCCGATAAAGAGCCCATGGCGCCGACCACGCAGAATCTGACGTTCCGCGATGACGCGGCGGCGGCAAACAACCCGTACGGCACCCTGTTGGCGATTGACCCGGCGGGCAAGCGCGCGCAGGTGCGGGTAAAAAGCGCGAAGGGAGAGATGCTGGACCTCTGGGTGAACTACCTGGCGCTGAAGCAGAACGACGACGGCGGCTACGCCATGACCTTCTACGAGACGCGCGGCTTCCGGCAGAACTACGTGCCGACGCCGTACCACAATACGGTGTGGCGCGAGCACGATCGCGGGCGTCTGGAGCAGTGGGATCCGGAGAAACACCTCGATATCGTCAACGCGCCTTTTGTCACCGATTACAACAACTTCCGCGAGCGCACCGCCACCGGCACGGTCACGCGCGACCGGCTGGTTTCCGCCGGCATCGGCGGGCAGATCCTGGCGGGCGGCAATATGGTGCTGCGTATCGCCAGCCAGCTGTTGAACGACGCCAGCACCATCGCCGCCAACGGCAACCTGACGATTGACGGCGACGGCAAGGTGATCAACCGCGGCTATTCGGTTAATGAGCGGCGTCAGGAATATATCGTCGACCACTATGACAAGGACACCCATCACTGGTATCCGACGTTTAACCGCGACGAGACCACGGCGCTGACCACCATTGACGGCATCATCAGCGGCAACGGCAGCGTCGCCATTCGCGGCGCCAGCATTGAGAACACCACGGTCAATCAGGCGCAGATCGGCAGCGTGGAGGCGGCGCAGAAGGCGGCGGAGGCCGAACGCGCGGAGCTGGAGCGCAATCCGCTGGCGGTAACGGTTGACGGCGTGGAGTGGCAGTCCGGCGATACGCAGCTGATCCCCGGCGGCCGGCCGTTAACGCCGGGCGAATTGGCGTTGACCGACAAGCAGCATCTGGGTGACGTGGCGACCTCAATCCCGGACAACGGCCTGTTCCGCCAGCATCTGGAAGCGGACAGCCCGTATCTGGTAGTGACCGACGAGCGTTTCACCAGCCGCAGCAAGTTTATCAGCAGCGATTATATGCTGCAGCGGGTGGGTTACGATCCGGCGCAGGTGCATAAGCGCCTGGGGGACGGCTTCTATGAGCAGCGCCTGGTGCGCGAGCAGATGCTGAAGCTGACCGGCCGGCCGTCGGTGCGTGGTGAAGACGCGATGGCGCAGTACCAGCGCCTGATGAACAACGGCATCAAGGTGGCGCAGGACTTCCAACTGGTGCCGGGCGTGGCGCTGCGTCCTGAACAGATTGCGGCGCTGACGCAGGATATCGTCTGGCTGGTGAGTGAGACGGTGCAGACCGCCAGTGGCCCGCAGACGGTATGGGTGCCGAAGGTTTATCTGGCCAATAACACGCTGCGCCTGAACGGCGACGGCGCGCTGATCGCCGGCGGCGAGCTGCAGCTGTCGGCAGACAGCATCCACAACGCCGGCAACCTGTTTGCCGATCAGGCGCTGACCATCGACGCCGGCCAGTTTATGCATCAAAGCGGCGATATCCGCGCCGACCGCATCAACGTGCAGGCAGACAGCCTGACCATGAGCACCAACCTGCAGGACGCGCTGCGCCAGGCGTCGATGAGCGCCAATGACATCAGCCTGATCGGCGGCGATATCCGCCTGCAGGGTGCGAAGCTGGACGCGACGCACAACCTGAGCCTGAGCGCGCGCAACAACCTGGAGATCGGTGCCGCCAGAAGCAGCCACACGGCGGATCTGCAGGTGATTTCCGGCGCGATGGGCAACCGCACCAGCGGCGGGCTGGAAGAAGCCGGCTCGCGGATGGCGCAGGTCAGCGGCGAGTGGCAGCAGGCGCTGGGCAGCACGCTCAGCGCCGGCAACAACCTGACGCTGAAGGCCGGGCAGGATATTACGCTGCAGGGCAGCCAGGCCAAGGCCGGCGGCCAGCTCGGTGTACAAGCGGGCGGCGACGTTAAGCTGCTGGCGGAGAGCACCACCAACCGCACCAACCTGAAGGCTGACAGCCGCACCTCGTCGGTGAACAACAGCCGTGAGGAAGAGCGTCTGCTGCTCAGCACCCTGAGCGGCGACCAGGGCGTGACGCTGACGGCGGGCAACAACCTGCTGGCGGAGGGCGCGCAGGTTGACAGCCAGGAGGGACACATCGGCCTGAGCGGGCAGAACGTGACCATCAAAGAGGCGCGGCAGCAGGTTAACGACCGCGACAGCGAGAACAAACGGGTCGGCAAGACCAAGAGCCGGCGCGAGGAAGAGAGTTCGCGCAGCGAGGCGCTGGGCAGCACCTTCAGCGGCCAGAACGGCGTGACGGTGGTGGCGCGCGACGGGGATGTGACGGTCACCGGCAGCACGCTGCACAGCGACGACGGGGCGATCGCCCTGCAGGCGAAAAATGACGTCATGCTCAACAGCGCCACCGAAAGCGAGGCGATGTACTCGGAAGAGCGCTCCGAGAAGAAAGGCTTCCTGAAGAAGCAGAGCAGCCGCACGGTGAAAAACGACCGGGTGACGCGCGAGAAGGGCAGCCTGCTGAGCGGCGACAGCGTCAGCATCAGCGCCGGCAACGATCTGACGGTGAGCGGCTCGGCGGTTGTCGCAGACCATGACGTCAACCTGCAGGCGGGCAACAACGTCGATATTTCCGCCGCCACCGAGACCGACGCGCACTACCTGCTGGAAGAGAAGAAAAAGAAAGGGCTGCTGAGCGGCGGCGGGCTGGGCTTCACCATCGGCAGCCAGTCCAGCCGGCATCAGATTGACGAGAAGGGCACCACCCAGAGCCAGAGCGTCAGCACGGTGGGCAGCAATCAGGGCAACGTGAACATCACGGCGGGCAAGCAGCTGCATATCGGCGGCGCCGATCTGGTGGCCGGCAAGGATATGACCCTGAGCGGCGACAGCGTGCAGATCGACCCGGGCTACGACCAGCGCACCCGCACGGAAACCTTCGAGACCAAACAGAGCGGGCTGAGCGTGGCGCTGTCGGGCGCGGTGGGCAGCGCGCTGAATACGGCGGTGAGCACCGCCCAGCAGGCGCGCAAAGAGAGCAGCGGCCGGCTGCAGGCGCTGCAGGGCACCAAGGCGGCGCTGTCCGGCGTACAGGCGATGCAGGCCAATGAGCGGGTCGGACTGGAAGACGGTGAAAAAGGCAGCGGCTTTGCGGTGAGCGTATCGCTCGGCAGCCAGAAGTCTTCGTCGACGCAGAAGCAGGAACAGAGCATGGCCAGCGGCTCAACGCTGAATGCCGGTAATAACCTGACGGTGACCGCCACGGGCAAACACGGCGAGGCGGGCAGCGGCGATATTGCTATCGGCGGCAGCCAGCTGAAGGCCGGGGGTGACGTGACGCTGGACGCCCAGCGCGATCTGCTGCTGAGCGGCGCGGCGAACATGCAGAAGACCGAGGGCAGCAACAAGAGCAGCGGCGGCAGTGTGGGGATGAGCCTGGGCGTGGGCAAGAACAGCGGCCTGAGCATCTTCGCCAACGCCAACTCGAGCAAGGGTTCGGAACACGGTGATGGCACCAGCTGGAACGAGACCACTATAGACAGCGGCAACAAGGTCACGTTGCACAGCGGGCGCGACACCACGCTGAAGGGCGCGCAGGTGAGCGGCGAGCAGGTGAGTGCGGACGTCGGGCGCAACCTGACGTTGCAGAGCCAGCAGGACAGCGATCGCTATGACGCGAAGCAGACCAGCGTCAGCGGCGGGGTGAGCGTGCCGATCGGTGCGGGCAGCGGTTCAGCGAACCTGAGCGCCAGCCGCGACAAACTGCACAGCAACTACGACAGCGTGCAGGAGCAGACGGGGATCTTTGCCGGCAAGGGCGGTTTTGACGTCAAGGTGGGCGAGCACACCCAGCTGGACGGGGCAGTGCTGGCCAGTACGGCGGACAAGGAGAAGAACCGGCTGGAGACGGGGACGCTGGGGTGGAGCGACATCCACAACAAGGCGGACTTTAAGGCCGAGCACAGCGGCGGTTCGCTGAGCACCGGCGGCCCGGTGGGTAAAGATCTGCTGACCAATATGGCGGGCGGTATGCTGTCGGGTGCTAATAACAGCGGCCATGCGGAAGGCACCACCCAGGCGGCGGTGAGCGAGGGGACGATTGCCATTCGCGAGCAGGATAAACAGCAGCAGGACGTGGCGGAACTGAGCCGGGATACGGAGAATGCCAACGGCAGCATCGGGCCGATCTTTGATAAAGAGAAGGAGCAGAACCGGCTGCGGGAAGCGCAGCTGATTGGCGAGATTGGCGGTATGGCGATGGACGTCATCAGCACGCAGGGCGATCTTATCGGGCTGAAGGCGGCGAAGGAAAAGCATCAGGGACTGAGTGCGGATGAGCTGCGGGAGACGAAAGAGTACCAGGCGGCGATGAAGGAGTACGGCACGGGCAGCGATCTGCATAAGGCGGCGCAGGCGCTGACCGGGGCGCTGACGGCGCTGGCGGGTAATAACCTGGCGGGTGCGCTGGCAAGCGGCGCGTCGCCGTATCTGGCAACGGAAATCAAGAAGCTGACGACCAATCCGCTGACCGGTGAAGTGAATGTTGCGGCGAATGCGATGGCGCACGCGGTGCTGGGGGCGGTGACCGCGCAGTTGAACAACCAGTCGGCGGTAGCCGGCGGGTTGGGAGCCGGCGGTGGTGAACTGGCGGCGCGGTATATTGCCGGCCAGCTGTTCCCGGGCAAGAAGGCAAGCGAGCTGAGTGAAAGTGAGAAGCAGCAGGTGAGCGCGCTGAGCCAGTTGGCGGCAGGACTTGCGGGCGGACTGACGACGGGCGATACTGCAGGTGGCGTGACGGCGGCGCAGACCGGGAAGAATGCGGTTGAGAATAATCTTCTGGGTGGAAATGAAGAGACCCAGACCAAGTTCGTGCAGGAACATGGCAAGAATATCGCGTCTTGCAGCACTGACCCAAGCTCAGCATCCTGTCAGAAAGGGCTGGCGATGAACGATGCGCTGATGGTGGCGCTTCCGGCGGGTCTTGGAGGTGGTTTACTGGCAGCGGCTACCCCTGAAATAGCAGTGGCTGCAAGAGCAGCAATACAGGCGTGTGCAGGTAATGTGGTGTTGTGCCTGAATAATGCCGGTATCCAGATGTCGGAAGCCATCGTGCCGGGCGGTGTTGGGGCTGGCGGTGCGGTAGGTATCGGCAAGACAGCGGCAGAGGCGACGGCGGCTAAGGCTGAAGCTGTGGCGGCTAATGCTGCTAAGAATGTTGGAAAGGGTACAACGGGTTCTTTAAGTGGCCAGCCAACTAAACTGCCACCGAATGCCTCAGCAGAAAATATACGTTCACTGCAACGAGAAAATGAGGGGGCTGCGATCCTGTCTCAAAATGGTTATCATGTTGAGCAGAATCCTGTAACTCCGGGGGTTAAAAATCCAGATTATAAAATTAATGGTGAGGTGTTCGATAATATCGCCCCTAAAACAAACTCAGTTCGTAATATTTATGACCGAGCTTTAGAAAAAGTGAATAGTGGTCAAACAAACAATGTTGTTATCAACTTGGCAGATACAAAAGCAAGCGTTAGTGATTTGCAAAAACAATTTAGTGATTGGCCAATCAAAGGATTAGATAAGGTTATCATTATCGACCAGTCAGGAAAGCCAATCCGAATTAAGTAA